One region of Eupeodes corollae chromosome 1, idEupCoro1.1, whole genome shotgun sequence genomic DNA includes:
- the LOC129941837 gene encoding cathepsin L has product MRVLIALVGLIAATSAVSFVDIVKEEWQTFKLSHSKKYNTDVEEKFRLKIFMENKHKIAKHNQKYAQGLVGYKLGVNKYADLLHHEFVNVMNGFNRSASTSQGLNGIFKDSGVTFISPANVKLPKLVDWRESGAVTPVKDQGHCGSCWSFSATGALEGQHFRKTGVLISLSEQNLVDCSTKYGNNGCNGGLMDQAFSYIKDNGGIDTEMAYPYEGIDDSCHFDKKNIGATDKGFVDIPVGDEVKLMEAIATVGPVSVAIDASHESFQFYQEGVYDEPTCSSEELDHGVLAVGYGTEEDGSDYWLVKNSWGTTWGDKGYIKMSRNKDNQCGIASSASYPQV; this is encoded by the exons CTCTCTCAttccaaaaaatacaatactgACGTAGAAGAAAAGTTCCGATTGAAGATCTTTATGGAGAACAAACATAAGATTGCCAAACACAATCAGAAATACGCACAAGGCTTAGTCGGTTACAAATTGGGTGTGAATAAATATGCCGATCTACTACACCATGAATTCGTAAACGTTATGAATGGATTTAATCGTAGTGCTTCAACATC acaaggcttaaatggaatttttaaggACAGTGGTGTAACATTTATAAGCCCGGCTAATGTAAAACTGCCAAAATTGGTTGATTGGAGAGAATCTGGAGCTGTTACCCCAGTCAAGGATCAAG GTCACTGTGGATCATGCTGGTCATTCTCCGCAACTGGCGCCTTAGAAGGCCAACACTTTAGAAAGACTGGAGTATTGATCTCGCTTTCCGAACAAAACTTGGTCGACTGTTCAACAAAATATGGCAACAATGGTTGCAATGGTGGTTTAATGGACCAAGCCTTCAGTTACATCAAAGACAATGGAGGAATCGATACGGAGATGGCCTATCCTTATGAAGGAATCGATGACTCATGCCACTTTGATAAGAAGAACATTGGTGCAACTGATAAGGGATTTGTTGATATTCCAGTGGGTGATGAAGTCAAGTTGATGGAAGCCATCGCAACAGTTGGACCAGTGTCTGTTGCTATCGATGCATCACACGAATCATTCCAATTCTACCAAGAAGGTGTTTATGACGAACCCACTTGCAGTTCCGAGGAATTGGATCATGGTGTTTTGGCTGTTGGTTATGGTACCGAAGAGGATGGTTCCGATTACTGGTTGGTGAAAAACTCATGGGGTACCACTTGGGGTGACAAGGGTTACATTAAGATGAGCCGTAATAAGGACAACCAATGTGGTATTGCTTCATCTGCTAGCTATCCACAAGTATAA